The following are encoded in a window of Methanothrix sp. genomic DNA:
- a CDS encoding methanogenesis marker 14 protein, with the protein MNISRRLFKPKPRIAESPPVKLLDLRSKPYYLVASVEVGNTTTKSILTATDMDTGKTQIVNKTVRMTRDVRPPKPGEEIFGRTICGTPLTKESIAELVRDTLLESHRAAGLMIERDLNFVVRSTGVVAEFDSPDEVGIFIQALAQGCLDAGVPPRLMTPAMSIHNIPERFRRYSLIEKIVFNGPVASVWPPMGATGVEIVANEMEGELATAGIKQGAKWTDVDFRNPCLAMDFGTTLDGRITSEEIPYARTIGNFCGIAGAIPDAVVRGTGLVDATTGTALDLFKDKNSGVNKKARLYAEEIDHHIKVERVPAGMKRYGYVPLDAAAAQKLGVVLIGCDCGENGSKLDRLSEIGGEIYRRDGLKVLSATLDLVSARVARRLVEVAIEEGLVTKRTAIGVTGRAGISGNKPELILEEIGRLGLYDEPEKNIVFVDDGLARGAAVMARCMNSMGTPKNPMGGVRGGRCILKERIEYEKSKLPTAGIPQADKRYVVSDYVAEGHLRR; encoded by the coding sequence ATGAATATCTCCCGTCGTCTCTTCAAGCCAAAACCAAGGATAGCTGAAAGCCCGCCGGTGAAGCTGCTGGATCTCAGGAGCAAGCCGTACTACCTGGTGGCATCTGTGGAGGTGGGAAATACAACGACAAAATCGATACTCACAGCCACTGATATGGACACAGGCAAGACTCAGATAGTCAACAAGACCGTCCGCATGACCAGGGATGTGAGGCCGCCCAAGCCCGGCGAGGAGATATTCGGCAGGACCATATGTGGCACGCCACTCACAAAGGAATCGATCGCAGAGCTCGTCAGGGACACCCTGCTCGAGAGCCATCGTGCAGCCGGCCTTATGATCGAGAGGGATCTGAACTTCGTTGTGAGGTCCACAGGTGTTGTCGCCGAGTTTGACTCACCTGATGAGGTTGGCATATTCATCCAGGCGCTTGCGCAGGGATGTCTCGATGCTGGCGTTCCTCCACGGCTGATGACCCCTGCGATGTCCATACACAACATCCCTGAGAGGTTCCGCAGGTACTCGCTAATAGAGAAGATAGTCTTCAACGGGCCTGTGGCATCGGTCTGGCCGCCGATGGGAGCGACTGGTGTCGAGATCGTGGCAAACGAGATGGAGGGCGAGCTCGCGACCGCCGGGATAAAGCAGGGTGCAAAGTGGACGGATGTCGACTTCAGGAACCCGTGTCTTGCGATGGACTTCGGCACGACCCTGGATGGAAGGATAACCAGCGAGGAGATTCCCTACGCCAGGACGATAGGAAACTTCTGCGGCATTGCAGGGGCCATACCTGATGCTGTGGTCAGGGGAACGGGTCTTGTCGACGCGACCACAGGCACAGCGCTCGATCTCTTTAAAGATAAGAACTCAGGCGTGAACAAGAAGGCAAGGCTCTATGCCGAGGAGATCGATCACCACATAAAAGTGGAGCGCGTGCCTGCTGGAATGAAGCGTTACGGCTATGTCCCCCTCGATGCAGCGGCAGCGCAGAAGCTTGGAGTCGTGCTGATAGGCTGCGACTGCGGCGAGAACGGCTCGAAGCTCGATAGGCTCTCTGAGATCGGTGGAGAGATCTACAGGAGAGATGGTCTGAAGGTGCTATCTGCAACACTCGACCTGGTGAGCGCCAGGGTCGCCAGGAGGCTCGTCGAGGTTGCGATCGAGGAGGGGCTTGTCACAAAGAGGACTGCGATAGGCGTCACGGGGAGAGCCGGAATATCGGGGAACAAGCCGGAGCTCATCCTCGAGGAGATCGGCAGGCTGGGTCTGTATGATGAGCCTGAGAAGAACATCGTTTTTGTTGATGACGGGCTCGCACGCGGCGCCGCTGTCATGGCGAGATGCATGAACTCCATGGGCACACCCAAGAACCCGATGGGTGGGGTCAGGGGAGGAAGGTGCATACTCAAGGAGAGGATTGAGTATGAGAAGAGCAAGCTCCCGACGGCAGGCATACCTCAGGCCGATAAGAGGTATGTGGTCAGCGATTATGTTGCAGAGGGTCACCTGAGAAGATGA
- a CDS encoding 50S ribosomal protein L15e, giving the protein MNQAEVNGLRSFYGYIKDAWNSPAKSYVGRLRAQRMIAWRREMSVQRIERPTRLDRARALGYKAKQGIVLARVRVRRGALRKSRYVRNRRTKHMAMHRQNPGKSLQRIAEERASRRFRNMEVLNSYWVGQDGRHKWFEVILVDPNHPAIKSDRDLSWICGGSHRGRAERGKTSAGKKGRGLRRKGFGTEKTRPSIRAHDGRGK; this is encoded by the coding sequence TTGAACCAGGCTGAGGTGAACGGATTGAGGTCTTTCTACGGATACATAAAAGATGCCTGGAACTCTCCCGCGAAGAGCTATGTTGGAAGGCTCAGAGCGCAGAGGATGATAGCCTGGCGGCGTGAGATGAGCGTTCAGAGGATCGAGCGGCCGACGAGGCTCGACAGGGCCAGGGCGCTTGGATACAAGGCGAAGCAAGGCATAGTGCTGGCCAGGGTGAGGGTGAGAAGAGGCGCCCTCCGGAAGTCCAGGTACGTCAGGAACAGAAGGACGAAGCACATGGCCATGCACAGGCAGAACCCGGGAAAGAGCCTCCAGCGGATCGCGGAGGAGAGGGCATCCAGGCGCTTCAGAAACATGGAGGTCCTTAACTCGTACTGGGTTGGGCAGGACGGCAGACACAAGTGGTTTGAGGTGATACTTGTAGACCCGAACCACCCGGCAATTAAGAGCGACAGAGATCTCAGCTGGATCTGCGGCGGCTCTCACAGAGGCAGGGCCGAGAGGGGCAAGACCAGCGCAGGCAAGAAGGGACGCGGTCTCCGCAGGAAGGGCTTCGGGACAGAGAAGACCCGCCCCAGCATAAGGGCTCATGACGGTAGGGGTAAGTGA
- a CDS encoding RNA-binding domain-containing protein — MIHRVHFRAFVSVTEDEERVRRALSIFVPLDHIRSTRASGYYGNPITILEAELRRKEGLEFIHMLREQLSAGELSRLRREIPERVDEDCKLHLRLDKQAAYRGMVRLSEAGDAIDVSVHVATYPSRYEEAVRLLREII; from the coding sequence GTGATCCACAGAGTTCACTTCAGAGCGTTCGTGTCGGTAACCGAGGATGAGGAGAGGGTCAGGAGAGCCCTTTCGATCTTCGTCCCCCTCGATCACATCAGGTCAACCAGGGCCAGTGGTTACTACGGGAACCCGATAACCATTCTGGAGGCAGAGCTGCGTAGGAAGGAGGGGCTGGAGTTCATTCACATGCTCAGAGAGCAGCTCTCCGCGGGTGAGCTCTCCCGGCTGCGCAGGGAGATCCCTGAGAGAGTTGATGAAGACTGCAAGCTGCATCTCCGTCTGGATAAGCAGGCCGCGTACAGGGGGATGGTCAGGCTCTCTGAGGCCGGGGACGCGATAGATGTGTCGGTGCATGTTGCAACATATCCCTCCAGGTATGAGGAGGCTGTGAGGCTGCTCAGGGAGATCATTTAA
- a CDS encoding RNase P subunit p30 family protein, which translates to MYYEPRVHVMPQGSSSPSRMAIVARRLGFSGIIVMGINGSGDLQGLDAAYRIGGISVARGVEVASKDPRSLKGRISSLRDRYPFLAVHATSEPVLREALDDPRVDLVLNAGFRLTVPEARSARRNQVALAIDLQPMIRLRGVSRSRWLDLQRYNVRVARKFGIPLVITASPRSHLDLRAPRDMIAMAHILGITREEAIDALRLPGRILEMNQRRWASPGVEVLETGRNEERGI; encoded by the coding sequence ATGTACTATGAGCCAAGGGTTCATGTGATGCCCCAGGGTTCATCATCTCCCAGCAGGATGGCAATTGTTGCCCGGAGGTTGGGGTTCAGTGGCATAATCGTGATGGGCATCAACGGATCCGGAGACCTCCAGGGGCTGGATGCTGCATACAGGATAGGCGGCATAAGCGTAGCCAGAGGGGTCGAGGTCGCATCAAAGGATCCGAGGAGCCTGAAGGGGAGGATCTCCTCTCTGAGGGATCGCTATCCGTTTCTCGCAGTTCATGCGACCAGCGAGCCCGTGCTTCGAGAGGCCCTTGACGATCCCAGGGTGGATCTGGTTTTGAATGCCGGATTCAGGCTGACAGTCCCAGAGGCCAGATCTGCCAGGAGGAATCAGGTGGCTCTCGCCATCGATCTCCAGCCGATGATCCGGCTCAGGGGGGTATCTAGGTCGAGATGGCTGGATCTGCAGAGGTACAACGTGCGGGTTGCAAGGAAGTTTGGGATTCCGCTTGTTATAACAGCTAGCCCGAGATCACATCTGGATCTGAGAGCGCCGAGGGATATGATAGCAATGGCTCATATACTTGGGATCACCAGGGAGGAGGCCATTGATGCGCTCCGGCTGCCAGGCAGGATCCTTGAGATGAACCAGCGGAGGTGGGCATCTCCCGGGGTGGAGGTGCTTGAGACAGGTCGAAATGAGGAGCGTGGGATCTGA
- a CDS encoding Rpp14/Pop5 family protein: MRSRLPVMRDRRRYLVFELESEGHLDARDVSIEIQSSYLSLFGDSGGASPRLISFDGRFGIVRCRNGHVEELRASLATIHAIAGFRAAIRIRGVSGTIKTATEKYIPQSSIKPEEHRRRVDLKGISGVIVSTRGHEIDVSPDDHIEGLDTRYLGLTYFDLEGGCDYADGTSDGV; the protein is encoded by the coding sequence TTGAGGAGCAGACTGCCGGTGATGCGGGACAGGCGGCGTTATTTGGTCTTCGAGCTTGAGTCCGAGGGGCATCTCGATGCCAGGGATGTCTCGATCGAGATTCAGTCCTCCTACCTGAGCCTCTTCGGGGATTCAGGAGGCGCCAGCCCCAGGCTAATATCTTTCGACGGGCGCTTTGGCATAGTGAGGTGCAGAAATGGTCATGTGGAGGAGCTGAGAGCATCTCTTGCAACCATTCATGCAATCGCAGGATTCCGGGCTGCGATACGGATCCGTGGCGTCTCCGGGACGATCAAAACCGCCACAGAAAAGTATATACCGCAATCTAGCATAAAACCGGAGGAGCATCGGAGAAGAGTAGACCTAAAGGGAATTTCTGGAGTGATTGTGAGCACCCGCGGTCATGAGATCGATGTATCTCCGGATGACCATATAGAGGGTCTGGATACCAGATATCTGGGTCTTACATATTTTGACTTGGAAGGAGGATGTGATTATGCAGATGGCACCTCAGATGGGGTATGA
- the psmA gene encoding archaeal proteasome endopeptidase complex subunit alpha, with amino-acid sequence MAPQMGYDRAITVFSPDGRLFQVEYAREAVRRGTTAVGIKATDGVAVLVDKRITSRLMEPESIEKIFQIDTHIGAATSGLVADARILVDRARVECQINRLIYDERIGVEALSKKICDFKQTYTQYGGVRPFGTALLIIGAEDNRVRLFETDPSGALLEYKATGIGAGRAAVMEVFEAKYREDMNMREAILLGLEALYRASEGKLDASTTEIGVIMLEDKKFRKLEESEVAEYIEMLKSQLGGEA; translated from the coding sequence ATGGCACCTCAGATGGGGTATGACCGGGCGATCACAGTGTTCAGCCCGGACGGCCGGCTCTTTCAGGTTGAGTACGCGAGAGAGGCGGTCAGGCGAGGCACGACAGCGGTGGGCATAAAGGCCACGGATGGGGTCGCGGTTCTTGTTGATAAGAGAATAACGAGCAGGCTCATGGAGCCGGAGTCGATAGAGAAGATTTTCCAGATAGACACTCACATAGGTGCTGCAACATCCGGGCTTGTTGCGGATGCCAGGATACTGGTTGACAGGGCGAGGGTCGAGTGTCAGATAAACAGGCTGATCTACGATGAGAGAATCGGCGTTGAGGCACTCTCGAAGAAGATATGCGACTTCAAGCAGACCTACACCCAGTACGGCGGTGTCAGGCCATTTGGAACAGCTCTCCTCATAATAGGGGCTGAGGATAACAGGGTGAGGCTCTTCGAGACGGATCCCAGCGGTGCGCTCCTCGAGTACAAGGCAACAGGGATAGGGGCTGGCAGAGCAGCCGTCATGGAGGTCTTCGAGGCGAAGTACCGTGAGGATATGAACATGAGGGAGGCCATTCTCCTCGGGCTTGAGGCCCTCTACAGGGCATCAGAGGGGAAGCTCGACGCCTCGACGACGGAGATAGGGGTTATAATGCTGGAGGACAAGAAGTTCCGCAAGCTCGAGGAGTCTGAGGTCGCTGAGTACATCGAGATGCTGAAATCACAGCTCGGAGGCGAGGCCTAG
- a CDS encoding ribosome assembly factor SBDS, whose amino-acid sequence MVKLDEAVPARLKSHGAVFEVLVDPDGALAMRRGEDVRIEDILAVEDVFENASRGDRSAEEDLLKAFGTTDPLAIAEIIIKKGEISLTAEQRRRVIESKKRQVIELIARNAINPQTRTPHPPSRIEQAMAEAKVHIDPTKSLEELVAITMKAIRPIIPIRFEEVEVAVKVPASYAAKSYGEISTFGKLVREAWQNDGSWIGVIRIPAGMQTEFYSLVNRLTKGDAETKLLKH is encoded by the coding sequence ATGGTAAAGCTCGATGAGGCTGTTCCCGCGAGGCTGAAGAGCCACGGCGCGGTCTTCGAGGTTCTTGTGGATCCCGATGGAGCCCTTGCGATGCGCCGCGGGGAGGATGTCAGAATAGAGGACATACTCGCGGTCGAGGATGTCTTCGAGAACGCGAGCAGAGGGGATAGAAGCGCTGAGGAGGACCTCCTCAAGGCTTTCGGCACAACAGATCCTCTCGCAATAGCGGAGATCATCATAAAGAAGGGCGAGATCAGCCTCACGGCAGAGCAGCGCCGGAGGGTCATAGAGTCTAAGAAGCGGCAGGTAATCGAGCTGATCGCGAGGAATGCGATAAACCCGCAGACCAGGACACCACATCCTCCATCGAGGATCGAGCAGGCGATGGCAGAGGCAAAGGTTCACATCGATCCGACGAAGTCCCTCGAGGAGCTTGTCGCGATAACGATGAAGGCCATACGCCCCATAATCCCCATAAGGTTCGAGGAGGTTGAGGTCGCGGTGAAGGTTCCTGCGAGCTATGCCGCGAAGTCTTACGGTGAGATATCAACCTTCGGCAAGCTCGTGAGGGAGGCATGGCAGAACGACGGCTCCTGGATCGGGGTTATCAGGATCCCTGCAGGGATGCAGACGGAGTTCTACTCTCTCGTGAACAGGCTCACAAAGGGTGATGCGGAGACCAAGCTGCTGAAGCACTGA
- the rrp4 gene encoding exosome complex RNA-binding protein Rrp4 — translation MDRKIVIPGDLLSEDTRRAGEGTYVRNGKVYSLLYGIASFRDRISVIPLAGKYIPAVGDNVIGVVKDITFSNWILDINSPYDGLLHISEFPKKIDVEDMSKYLRIGSSVMARVKDVDPAMKVELTLNDRRLGVIKTGRVVEISHTRVPRLIGKGGSMISMLKKELNCNIFVGQNGRIWVSGNEEDMDLALKTILLIEREAHTNGLTDRIVEYIKDARRARG, via the coding sequence ATGGACCGCAAAATCGTGATACCCGGGGATCTGCTCTCTGAGGACACAAGGAGAGCGGGTGAAGGCACATACGTGAGGAACGGCAAGGTGTACTCTCTTCTCTACGGGATTGCCAGCTTCAGGGACAGGATCAGCGTGATCCCCCTTGCAGGCAAGTATATCCCTGCGGTCGGGGATAACGTGATCGGAGTCGTCAAGGACATAACATTCTCGAACTGGATTCTGGATATCAACTCACCCTACGACGGTCTCCTTCACATCTCCGAGTTTCCAAAGAAGATAGATGTCGAGGATATGTCAAAGTATCTTCGCATAGGCAGCTCGGTCATGGCCAGGGTGAAGGATGTCGATCCCGCGATGAAGGTGGAGCTGACCCTGAACGACAGGAGGCTTGGCGTCATCAAGACGGGGAGGGTCGTGGAGATAAGCCACACCAGGGTTCCGAGGCTCATAGGAAAGGGCGGTTCGATGATAAGCATGCTCAAGAAGGAGCTGAACTGCAACATATTCGTCGGGCAGAACGGCAGGATATGGGTCAGCGGGAACGAGGAGGATATGGACCTGGCCTTGAAGACCATACTCCTGATCGAGAGGGAGGCCCACACGAACGGCCTCACAGACAGGATTGTTGAGTACATTAAGGATGCGAGAAGGGCCAGAGGATGA
- the rrp41 gene encoding exosome complex exonuclease Rrp41 — translation MDERVFIKDGIRLDGRRFDELRPIKMEVGVLKRADGSCYMEMGDNKVIAAVYGPREVHPRHLQEVNRAIIRYRYNMASFSVEERRRPGPDRRSYELSKVSREALEPVILTSYFPKSVIDIFVEVLQADAGTRTAGINAASVALADAGIPMRSLVSSCAAGKVDGQIVLDPMKDEDNFGQADMPIAITPTGEITLLQMDGMMTRDEFRQAIELAKRGCQEIYRIQRKVLIDRYSQFEDLQDEGSRR, via the coding sequence ATGGATGAGAGGGTATTCATAAAGGATGGAATTCGTCTTGACGGCAGACGCTTCGATGAGCTCCGGCCCATAAAGATGGAGGTTGGCGTGCTCAAAAGAGCCGATGGCTCATGCTACATGGAGATGGGTGATAACAAGGTCATAGCTGCTGTGTACGGACCGCGGGAGGTCCATCCCAGGCATCTCCAGGAGGTCAACAGGGCCATAATAAGGTACAGATACAACATGGCCTCCTTCTCCGTGGAGGAGCGGAGGAGGCCCGGACCAGACAGAAGAAGCTACGAGCTCTCGAAGGTCAGCCGTGAGGCCCTGGAGCCTGTGATACTGACATCATACTTTCCGAAGTCTGTTATAGACATATTCGTGGAGGTGCTTCAGGCGGATGCCGGAACCAGGACAGCAGGTATAAATGCTGCATCCGTCGCGCTTGCAGACGCTGGCATTCCAATGAGGAGCCTAGTGTCATCATGCGCAGCCGGAAAGGTTGATGGCCAGATAGTCCTGGATCCCATGAAGGATGAGGACAACTTCGGCCAGGCGGACATGCCGATAGCAATAACGCCCACTGGCGAGATCACGCTCCTTCAGATGGACGGGATGATGACCAGGGATGAGTTCCGCCAGGCAATAGAGCTCGCTAAGAGGGGTTGCCAGGAGATCTACAGGATCCAGAGAAAGGTGCTCATAGACAGATACAGCCAGTTCGAGGACCTTCAGGATGAGGGGAGCAGAAGATGA
- the rrp42 gene encoding exosome complex protein Rrp42 produces MSSVISEIRKDYLYNLLLRGERADGRSFTQYRPIEIERNIIKKAEGSALVRLGKTQVMVGIKIQPGEPFPDAPNRGVIVTNAELVPLASPIFEPGPPNEYGIELARVVDRGVRESGAVDLDALCIVPGEKVWVIFIDIHILDDCGNIMDASSLGAIAALLGATVPASRFGLGDDFQLPVRDIPIATTAVEFGDVVLFDPDIDEEAIADAKLTVITKADGTICGMQKSGPGMLSEEQVYRIVDIACENAREIREKFLE; encoded by the coding sequence ATGAGCAGCGTGATATCTGAGATAAGAAAGGACTATCTGTACAACCTGCTGCTGCGCGGCGAGCGTGCGGATGGAAGATCCTTCACCCAGTACAGGCCTATAGAGATCGAGAGGAATATAATAAAAAAGGCTGAGGGCAGCGCTCTTGTCAGGCTCGGAAAAACCCAGGTCATGGTCGGGATCAAGATACAGCCCGGGGAGCCGTTCCCGGACGCTCCGAACCGCGGTGTGATAGTGACGAACGCGGAGCTTGTCCCGCTGGCATCTCCAATATTCGAGCCGGGTCCGCCGAACGAGTACGGAATAGAGCTCGCGCGTGTCGTTGACAGGGGGGTTCGCGAGTCGGGCGCTGTGGACCTGGACGCGCTCTGCATCGTTCCCGGGGAGAAGGTCTGGGTGATATTCATAGACATACACATACTGGACGACTGCGGAAACATCATGGACGCATCCAGCCTTGGCGCCATCGCAGCTCTTCTCGGAGCCACGGTGCCGGCGAGCAGGTTCGGTCTGGGTGATGACTTCCAGCTTCCGGTCAGGGATATACCCATTGCCACGACAGCCGTCGAGTTCGGGGATGTGGTGCTCTTCGATCCGGACATAGACGAGGAGGCCATAGCCGATGCCAAGCTCACCGTGATAACAAAGGCAGACGGCACGATATGCGGGATGCAGAAGAGCGGCCCTGGAATGCTCTCAGAGGAGCAGGTGTACCGCATTGTTGATATAGCATGTGAGAATGCTAGGGAGATCCGAGAGAAGTTTCTGGAATGA
- a CDS encoding 50S ribosomal protein L37ae yields the protein MVKQFKKGRKTRSAARFGPRYGRKVRKLVADIEEKSRARYDCPRCNRTRIRRVSTAIWQCSKCGYEFAGGAYLPVTSAGRSVVRSMIKRSMETE from the coding sequence ATGGTCAAGCAGTTCAAGAAGGGAAGGAAGACCAGATCCGCGGCCAGGTTTGGGCCAAGGTATGGAAGGAAGGTCAGAAAGCTTGTAGCCGATATCGAGGAGAAGAGCAGGGCCAGGTATGACTGCCCGAGGTGCAACAGGACCAGGATCAGGAGGGTCAGCACCGCGATATGGCAGTGCTCCAAGTGCGGCTACGAGTTCGCAGGTGGTGCGTACCTTCCAGTGACGTCAGCCGGGAGATCTGTTGTGAGATCGATGATCAAGAGGTCGATGGAGACGGAGTAG
- a CDS encoding DNA-directed RNA polymerase subunit P: MAYKCARCKRTVEVDYEYAGVRCPYCGHRILMKERPTTVKRMKAI, encoded by the coding sequence ATGGCCTACAAGTGTGCCAGGTGCAAGAGGACTGTGGAAGTTGATTATGAGTACGCTGGCGTGAGATGCCCCTACTGCGGCCACAGAATACTTATGAAGGAACGGCCCACCACCGTAAAGCGAATGAAGGCGATCTGA
- a CDS encoding KEOPS complex subunit Pcc1 — translation MRGRAEIVFELPDPELVFRALEPELDDELHRGKVAIRAVDNGMVLIVEGDDVVSLRAALNTWLRLVRICVEMVEI, via the coding sequence ATGAGGGGCCGTGCAGAGATCGTCTTTGAGCTCCCGGATCCAGAGCTGGTATTCCGTGCACTGGAGCCGGAGCTTGATGACGAACTCCATCGTGGGAAGGTGGCGATCCGCGCCGTGGATAATGGAATGGTGCTGATTGTCGAGGGTGATGATGTGGTCTCCCTGAGAGCGGCCCTGAACACCTGGCTGCGGCTTGTCAGGATATGTGTGGAGATGGTTGAGATATGA
- a CDS encoding prefoldin subunit beta, with protein MSGELPPQVQNQLAQLQQLQQQAQALVAQKSQIELLKKEAEAAIKELDKSPDDVVVYKNVGELMLRSDKATLMTELKERVDLLDLRLKTVAKQEERIQSRFNQLQDQLRQSLGQMPPRGG; from the coding sequence ATGAGCGGAGAGTTACCCCCTCAGGTGCAGAATCAGCTTGCTCAGCTGCAGCAGCTGCAGCAGCAGGCGCAGGCACTGGTTGCGCAGAAGAGCCAGATAGAGCTCCTCAAGAAGGAGGCGGAGGCTGCGATCAAGGAGCTGGACAAGTCTCCGGATGATGTGGTGGTCTACAAGAATGTCGGAGAGCTTATGCTCAGATCCGACAAGGCGACGCTGATGACAGAGCTGAAGGAGAGGGTGGATCTCCTCGATCTCCGCCTGAAGACAGTTGCCAAGCAGGAGGAGCGGATACAGTCGAGGTTCAATCAGCTTCAGGACCAGCTGAGGCAGTCGCTTGGCCAGATGCCGCCAAGGGGCGGATGA
- a CDS encoding CooT family nickel-binding protein: MCELSVYMVAGGKKELVMDSVVRIVVMDGRILFEGILGGSKEVDGKLKEINILSQEVLIEA, encoded by the coding sequence ATGTGTGAGCTGTCGGTCTACATGGTTGCCGGTGGCAAAAAGGAGCTGGTAATGGACAGCGTGGTCAGGATCGTTGTCATGGATGGCAGGATCCTCTTCGAGGGCATACTTGGCGGATCGAAGGAGGTCGATGGGAAGCTCAAGGAGATCAACATACTGTCGCAGGAGGTCCTGATAGAGGCCTGA